The stretch of DNA TGAATCAAAAAGAGGGAGACAACTTATCTGATGCATACGGAGCGGTGGATGCTGATCGAAGATGGACGGAAGCCATGAAGGAGTGAAGAGACAGGAGTGTTGCAGGAGAGAATAAAGATGGACTTGACTGGACAGACAGATACAAGTATTGAGAGATGCATTGAAGAGGGTTATTGTTTCTGATTAAAGTTAATGGAGCACAATGatgagatttttttttggtttcccATGCCTTTTTTGTTGCTTTTCAGGAGAGGGGTTGATTAATGGATAACAACTGGGATAGAAGATGTCTCTAAAGTTTCCCCGTTTTGCAATCTGGATCCTAATTCTATTTTTTGGGCTGTTTTGATATTTGACTTTTTGTAAACAACCCAGTTTATTATTTTGGGCTTGTTTTTATGAATAAAGatccaaatattatattaaaaaaagtaaaattcgGGCCATAAGGCTATTTTTGACAGCAAGTCAAATCAATGAGTCAAGAGTCCAATCTATTCACAGCcaacaaaaagagaaagaagggcataatagtaatttgaGTAGGAGCCAAAACCAAACTGAGGTCGACATTTCCAAAGATCCCGTCGTTGCTTCCCAACTGTTGGAAACCAAAACTCCATCAACCACTTCGGTTTCATCGAAACCCCCAAAACATAACCCCACTCCCCTCCTCTTTTCTTTATATTCTCATCACCTCACTGCTCTTTCTGTACAATCCCCACGTTCATAACCCAATCTTCCTCCTCCTTTGCTTCGGTGAGTTTTCAGATCTTTCCATGTTAGTTCTTGCTCAGTGTTATTCAAACTTTACTAATGCCTTCATTCCATTTACATGTTTATTTGAGCATTAATGGAAATCTTCTGCTTCTAATTTGGTCCCTTAGAAATCTGATGAAAATAACCAACCATTTATTACATGTCAGAGCATTACACCACACAATGGCCAAGCCATTATATGAGAATCCAAACCAGAGATTTGGGTGTTGGAGACAATTTATTTACTAAGAAAAAGTTTTTAACTTGTCATCTTATTACATTCCCACAGAGGGGATGTTGGTGTCTCTTATGTTATAAAGTTAACACTCTTGCTAATGATATTGCTTAAAAATGTTGCCTTTCTGTTAACCATAATGCCTTGTGTTTCACTTGATTATTTAACTGTTCCACTTGATCTTGTAGAACTGTATTGACTTTGGGTGATTCAAAtaagataaaagaagaaaatatggGAACGGCAGCAGCTCCTGACCCTTACATGACCAACATTAAACCTTGTATTTCTTCTTCTCGTAAAATTGTTGTCTCGACCATGGTGAACATCATCGCTCAGCATAAAGAGGCATCATGGTCAGGGCTTGCAAGTGCCTCTCACATCTCGTCAAGGCAGCCGTTCCTCCATAGGATCACTTCAAAGCCTGTCAAGTTTGAAAAGTTTGTTACAAGAGCCATGTCTGAACCAAGTGACAACAAGCCTTTGTCTGGACTTCCTATTGATTTGAGAGGTAACCTATCCTTATTTCCCCCTCTCTTATAACTTCTATGCGTTAATTCAAATAATGTTGAATACAAATTAGAATACATGATGATGTTGTACCAGCTAACCATGTTTATTGAATCTTGACATGACTGAAAAGCTCTTAAGACATGAAATTTGTCTGTGCAGTATGGACGTAAACCAGTTGAACATCTAATATGATGTGTTGGTTTGCAGGTAAAAGAGCATTTATAGCTGGTGTTGCTGATGACAATGGATATGGTTGGGCAATAGCAAAATCTCTTGCTGCTGCTGGAGCTGAAATTCTTGTTGGAACATGGGTGCCTGTATGTATCTTTATTTAACATATGTGTCATTTAGAAGCAAAGAGTCTCATTTTAAGGTCAAAGTTGTACTTTTTTACAGTTTTTCTTACAACTGCAAACATTTCTTTGTGCAGGCACTCAACATATTCGAGAGCAGTCTAAGACGTGGGAAATTTGATGAATCACGCGTGTAAGAACAAAAATGTTCTTTCCTGTTGATTGTGTAGATTTTGGTATTTGCCGATTTCTCTCATACGGTATGCTGATTGGAATTTTCTTTTCCAGATTGCCAGATGGGTCATTAATGGAGATCACCAAAGTTTATCCCATGGATGCTGTTTATGACTCTCCCGAGGATGTACCTGTAGATGTAAGCCTTTTTCTCCGTATGGTTTTAGAAGAAGgcaaatattgatttttttttgtaatatcctaatttttgGTTTCCTTCAGGTGAAAACAAACAAACGTTACGCCGGGTCTTCAAACTGGACAGTTCAGGTGAAAAACTGTTCTGTCAAATCAAACCTCATAATATGTAACTATTTAAGTTGCCTTCACATTTCATAGGGAAGATAAAATCATTCTTTTTAGTTGGGTACATATTTTCATTGTTTCAACACCTGTGAGTTACTACAATATCCATCTCAGCTGCGTGGCATGCTCGACTTTTGATATCTAAGATGCCTTTTGCATGTTTTAATGAACTGCAttgttttttttcccttaaatAGCTAGAGGCTTAGAGCTGTAAATCATAAACCACAATGTCAAATTTATGTTGCTTACCATTTTCCTAATGTCATCTTTTATTTGCCAGAAAATGGATGGATCATGTATTTTTAGTGATCCATGGCTTCACCTGTTAATTAGGTGTAAAAATCATTTGCATTTCACAAAACCAGAGTGTCCTACTTGGCCATAATCGTAGtctaataatatttttatggGCTCGATAAGCTGCAAACTTTGCATTATAGATATTTGCATTCTAGATATTTGCGTTAAAAGAACTTGGGTGTTTAACTTTAACCATTGGGGCATATCAAGTTCATATTAGTTCTCCAGTGCTGTGATTAAAATGACTTTCTTTGTGTTTCATATGGTTAAGACTGACCACTTTGTATTAATGTCTCACAGGAGCTTGTTGAATGTGTGAAAAAGGATTTTGGCAGCATTGACATTCTTGTTCACTCCCTTGCAAATGGACCAGAGGTGTGGTGTTCTccatattaatatttgtttttttctcAAATATTATCAAGTTGCTTATCTATTATGAACATTCATCGGCAGGTAAGCAAACCTCTTTTAGAGACATCAAGAAATGGATATCTTGCTGCCCTATCTGCATCAAGTTACTCCTATATTTCTCTACTCAAGCATTTCCTTCCAATAATGAATCCAGGTATGTTGTCTCTTGTCCAATCccaccattttttttcttcttaacaACCCACGGAAATGAACATGCAATTGTTGCTTGAACTTAGACTAGTTTATTGATGCTGCAGGAGGTGCTTCTATTTCTCTAACATACATTGCTTCTGAAAGAATAATCCCAGGGTATCTTgccatttatattatttttcctatttAGGACACCAgtcttataaatttttttgtttatatttgatTGTGTCATTCTATGGGCAGATATGGTGGAGGCATGAGTTCAGCAAAGGCTGCTTTGGAGAGTGATACTCGTGTGAGTTTTTCCTTTATTCTTTTTGTGTTATCTGAGGATGCTTTCTGTTTCTGTCTCTCTTGTTTGCATTATTTTGGAGCATCTCTTTCAAATTTGTCCAACTATTGGTAACTTAATGTTTGCTTGATACAGGTACTGGCTTTTGAAGCTGGAAGAAAACACAAAGTCAGAGTCAACGCGATTTCTGCAGGTCAGTAATTTattaataagaaaatatcatCCCTCTTCCCCCTGGAACAGACACACGAAAAAGGATAAATTTTTCTATAATAAACATTTCCGGAGATAATTATATCCCATTAGTTCGCCTGCTGTGCCTAAATGCATGCGTGGTGGAACTATGAAAAGAATTACAGGTGGAATGTGTACGGAAATTGCTAAGTTTAGACAAATGAGGATAAAAGTGCAAGTTTAGGTAAATGAGGAAGCAATTTCCCATCAATGTGACAATCTTACAGCTTGATATCCTGTTTAGCCATAGGGCTGGAATGTCCTTTGTCCACGCTAAAAGCGGTGTGCTATTCATTCGACAAGTCTAGGCACTGACATGAGGCATAGAGCTAAAGCTTTAGTTCTGTTGGCTACCGCCAAAATTTACCCATAAAGATGACAATCTTATAAGGTCACTGATAGTGTCCTAGTGCTCAAAACGTGTTGTCATTCTCATGGTTCTGTATTGCTTGAAAAGTCTAGTGTTAAAACGAGGCTTTCTTGAAAATCAACAAGTGGTAGTCACATTCAGTTTGTACTGAACTACGTTGCTCCAATTATTCATTTTTTCTTTGTTGTATCCATGTTTGACATCTGTCCAAGACATTCTCGAACATGGGTATAGAGAACTGCCCATCtaacaatttcactcaatttcaAGTAACATGGGTGCAAATAGTACCTTTTGAGCCTCCAATTTGTCTAGCTAGGGTTTTTATGTTAGAAAAGAATGCTTATATGCCATAAAAATCAGATCACATAAATGAAAGTTTGAAGTTGCTTTTACAATGTCTATTGAAGGTATATCTGGTTTCAATTACTGTTTTCACTTGTGATTTGGTCTGTGTAGAGTACTACAACACAGCTTTATCGTTGTTAAGAATACATAGTGCTACATATATCACATTGTCTCACATTTTTGCACCCAAAAATATATCAGGCCCGTTGAGGAGTAGAGCTGCAAAGGCAATTGGATTTATTGACATGATGATCGATTACTCCCTGGCTAACGCACCCCTACAGAAAGAACTGTCATCAGGTAATTCGCAAACTACTACAACTTGTATCTGCATTTCATGGTACCAAAAATGAAGAATCACCATTCAAACACTCTTAAACAAGAAAGTACATTTAAAACTGAattttttaatactataatttCCAAGGGAAATAGATCAAGTTTTGACTGTTATGCTTCGATGTTTAAATACCATTTATATTTTATGAATGGACAGAGGAAGTGGGAAATGCTGCTGCCTTTCTGGCGTCGCCGTTGTCTTCAGCTATCACGGGGGCCGTTGTGTATGTAGACAATGGCCTAAATGCAATGGGAGTCGGAGTTGACAGTCCAATATTTGAGAACCTTGACATTCCAAAAGACAACTGAATCTACAAATGGTCTTGACAATTTTATATTTAGCTTAAAATAAATGTTGTTTCGGTCAATGCATTTATAATTACCACATTCTGGAATACAAACAGATACTGTAATAACATTTATACTTTGAATTCATGGTTTTGTTgagttaattatatgatattttgaattttagtttaTTCTATCATCCAACTCTATAAGCTTATTGAAAAAGAATACTCGAAACAAGCCCTTCTGGATTCTCAGCATCCTTCAAACTTTTTTAAACGTCATCGCCTAATTGAAAGAATAAGTACTTCAGAATTTCGTACGCATAGACTTGACATCCTCCTGAAGACTGTTAAGGCAGTAGAAACAAGCTCATCAATTCATGTACGACACAATTACCTAGATCCCAAAACTTTATTAAGGACCTCTTGCCGTCATTACAATGAACCTACCTCACACAACATTGGATCTTATCCCCTATCCTCTCTTTTAAGCTTACTAACAACTCCACCTATTCACCCACTCAATAGAATTCCTGTTGTGCTGATGTATCCATGTATTAGTGCTAAAACGATAACAAGTTTTTATCAAGCAGGCAAAACAAGCCCGAGTCTAAACAATCTGAGTTTGAGAAAGCTCGAGCTCATAACAAACTTGGGCTCGAAAAAGCTCAAGATAGAGAAAATCTAAGCTTGAAAAAGCTTGAGCTTGAGAATGCCCGAGTCCGTAAGAATCTGAGTACGAGACTAATATGACCTGACCCCGAGATAAATCTGATaaaaaaatctgaatttataACTCAACAATCATAATAGACATTaataattaagataattttatgatatcacttaaaataaaaataagaacaaaaataaatgataattatttattttataaaaatgtgtTCATACGcattacatatttatattaaaactttattaatagcaaaagtaattaataataaatttttatgtttataaagcgaaatcaattttttaagaaaattaattgaattataaaatatttttaatataaaaaacatataaattaactattaaaatctatacaatttaaatttaatgataatataaaatatataatgatataatatattaatttaaaggaAAATATTTAGCACACTGCAAAAGGAGTTTTTAAACCCCACAAGCAGGGTAAGGGGTTGACAAGTGG from Gossypium hirsutum isolate 1008001.06 chromosome D04, Gossypium_hirsutum_v2.1, whole genome shotgun sequence encodes:
- the LOC121216156 gene encoding enoyl-[acyl-carrier-protein] reductase [NADH], chloroplastic, which produces MGTAAAPDPYMTNIKPCISSSRKIVVSTMVNIIAQHKEASWSGLASASHISSRQPFLHRITSKPVKFEKFVTRAMSEPSDNKPLSGLPIDLRGKRAFIAGVADDNGYGWAIAKSLAAAGAEILVGTWVPALNIFESSLRRGKFDESRVLPDGSLMEITKVYPMDAVYDSPEDVPVDVKTNKRYAGSSNWTVQELVECVKKDFGSIDILVHSLANGPEVSKPLLETSRNGYLAALSASSYSYISLLKHFLPIMNPGGASISLTYIASERIIPGYGGGMSSAKAALESDTRVLAFEAGRKHKVRVNAISAGPLRSRAAKAIGFIDMMIDYSLANAPLQKELSSEEVGNAAAFLASPLSSAITGAVVYVDNGLNAMGVGVDSPIFENLDIPKDN